The genomic region CTCGACCTGGCTGATGGGGACGCGTTGTTCTTTCGCGACGCCGTGCATCCAGGCCATAATGTTCTCAATGAGGCGCATCATGACTGGATGCTGAGGCCGCGAGATGATGGTCCACTGGCAGAAGGATTCGGATTTCTGGCCGAGGATGGGGTGGTCGCGGAATTGGGGCTCGTCTACCTCGATCCCAACCACCAGGTCGTACTCGAGTTCGTTGTGTCGCTCGGGGAAGAAGCGGTGGAAGGGCTTaagcgcctcgacgtcgatATCGGTATAGacaccgccctcggcgtATAGGATCATGTATCGCAGGAGGTCGGCCTTTATTATCGGAAGGTTGATGCTGCGATAAAACTGGATAATGTCCGGGCGATTGAGGCCGCGAGGTCCGTAGTGCTCTTCAATGTAGGTCACTTCACTCGCATCCGTGACGACCTCGTATCTCATGTGCGGGTTCTTCTCCAACCAAGTCGTCGCCCTCACAGTCTCTTTAATCCCAAACAGCAGCGGGTCGATCTTCCAGGTCTGCCAGAGCTTCTGCGGGAACGAGCTGCCCGGGACACCCAGGGCCAGAGTCGGTGGTGAcagcggaggcggaggcggggggtGCAGATCCGTCTCATGTCGCTGGAGCACGGCGACTGGGCTCGGGACCAAGGCGACAAAGTCGAGGTTGAGCAATACGAGAACGGCGAGGGCGCAGCCGACGTAGAGCGGCAGCACCCTCTTgacgcgccgcggcagggcCAGGTCGCCGACTCTTGACGAGAACTTGTCGCCGAGCTTGGTGAATGTCTTTGCTTGCAAGgtcggcgtcagcggcgggGTGTCCATGGTGGTGGACCAGAAAAACGCTGCTGAGCCAGGCGGCTGCTTTGAGTTTGGGCAACGGGGTGTCAACCGGGAGGGATAGTAAAACGTTGTCGAGGGGGAGTCCAGGAGACTATCAAATGTGTTTCATACAGCTTCACCACCGggccaggggggggaggagagaagCAACTGTCTGGTGGAAGACTGGAGGTTGGCCAAGTTGACGCACCGGACAGAACCACCAGGTACAACAAGGGCAGGACAGTTacggaggagaagctgcgAGCCAGCGCAAAGATATGCACGACGAGACTATCAGAGTCTCCAGTCAATTCCAGGTTTGGCAGCAGGCACGGGGCAAGGCCGATCCGGTCCTCTAAGCGACAtaccgccgtcgccgcctccgccagccacccgcccgccgggccTGCAATCACACGCCGACAGCAGTAGTACAACcaggtagtagtagtaagttagtacgtAGTTCAGCTGGCTGGAATCAACGTCGACAAAGATCCTGGGTCcgcgtccgcgccgcctgtgctgctgctgcggccccAGTGCTGCTGCACGCACGCGATCACGATGGGGTCCACCCGCCCGCATGGGTACTGCCGAGGTTTCGTTTGGGGAAACAAGGCAAACAGggcagtacagtacaggacaggacaggacaggcggggttgggttgggtgtcgtcgtcttgcgTGTGGtctgctgggctggctggctccaTCCACTCCGCACTCCATCATGACTCCTTCCTTATGATGGAAGTCCCTCGCACTAAACCTGTACAAGCGGCAAAGGACCAGAGAGCCcccctgccctccccccctccttcccccgTGGCGTCAAACGGCAAGGGTCCGTGAAAGTCCAAGCACATGGCAGCCacctggcgggcgagggaggctGACTCGAAAGACACGGGAACACCTGACGCTGAAGATATGAGGCGTCGGCCGGGCCGCGTCTGGTGCGGGTCTGCTAATCGAGTCGAGcacgaggaggcggtgggggggggggggcgcacGGCGATGACATTGTCTACGAAATGTTTGGCTTCAATGGACCTCTCCTGTTGTCATCGGCGTCTTTCCGGCTGGCATGTCACCGGGACGGGCCCCGTCTGTGAGCCGTTTGcctttgggggggggggagggggggccagcCTGCGGACGGACGGTCTTCTGGTAGTGGTAGCagtagtggtagtagtagtagaggaagaggagaaagTGGGTTCAAACTTCACACTCGCATAGTTGgtggctctctctctctctctctctccactGCAATGCAAGTCCATCTGCTTGTCTCTCCTGCGCCATGGAACCAAGAGCAAAGCAAGAAAGCCAACGACCCAACTCCATCCAGCCCGTGAAAGGGGCTGCGTCACTCACTCAGAGGCACGGCACGTaaccctcctccctcccaacCATGATAATACCCGCACCCAACACCGCGAATCCGTCCACCATCCCACACTCATTCGGGCAGCTACTGAATCCGGTCCCCAATGCCGGCGCATGTGTCGCGCGGCACTGCCGATCTTTTCGGCACCCTCACATCCGCGGTGGCTTGCGCTAAAGaccgagcccgccgccccagcacACATCGAGGCATAGGACAACCTTCCATCGACCGACCACACGGCGCACGTCCAGTCGAGGACCCGCCCCGGTCCTTGAAAGCCACCTCCACACGTGAAAGATAAACTGCAACCCTATTGATGATGAGTACTGTGCAATGGGCCACTGGGCATACGGTACGTGCccatgggggagggggccccCAGGAAGAAGGGGCGCAGCGGTCCGTCGGTAGCTGGACGGAAATGAGGACTATCCAGCGTCCACATGCCTTTTGACGACGCATCATCACAAAACCTCTTCGGCGCCCTACCAACTGTTGGGAAGGCGGCGGAAGTTGCATCTTTTTACCCCCTCCTTTCCCCGCCCGTGAACCCGTCAAGGTCTCACCCCCGGCATCATGGACGACAACTTCCGCCAGGACgccaagtcggccgccgccttcatcccGGTCGAACTCGACCAGGAGCTCGGGCAGCCCTGGAAACCCGCcggggcgccgtcggcacgTCTGCAACGAAACCGCCTCATCAGCCTGGCGAGGTCGTGGGTATGGCCGCAGGCGAGACGGAGAGCGCCCTGTGTTCGGCCCACCGCGTACCTGGACGGCTTGCGAGGCTTtgccgccctcatcgtctacttccaccaccacgagcTCTGGGTTCACGACAGGCTCCAACAAAACGCCATTCTCGAAAACGCCTTTGGCTATGAGGGCAAGTTCTACTTTGCAGCCTTCCCGGGCATCCGAATCTTCTTCACGGGCGGGCACTTTGCCGTGTCGACCTTCTTCGTCCTGTCCGGCTACGTTCTCTCCATCAAGCCGCTGCAGCTgatcgagggcggcgacatggtcgCGTTGGGGGACCACCTCGCCTCCGCCTTCTTCCGCCGCTGGCTGCGACTATTCCTCCCCCTCATGATTGTCATGTTCTTATACGCAACCTCCTGGCACGTCTTTGGACCCCCGACCGACGGTGTCACCCCGCAAGCCACCTGGCGAGCCGAGATGTGGACTCTATACGCCGAGTTCAAGAacttttccttcttcttccgaGACGGTGGGATTCCGTGGCTTTCATATAGCTTTCATCTATGGTCCATCCCGGTCGAGATGAAGGGCTCGATGGTTGTATATGCGTCCGCGCTGGCCCTGTCGCGGAGCACCGTGTCGGCCCGCCTCTGGTGCCAGCTGGCACTGATCGGATACTTCCTCTACATCGCGGACGGGTGGTATTGTGCCATGTTTATGGCGGGAATGCTGCTGAGCAATCTGGACCACCTGGCGAAAACGGACCGGCTGCCTCGACTTTTGGCCAAGCTTCGACCCTATAAAACATTCATTTTCTATCACCTCTTCGCCATCAGCCTTTATCTCGGCGGCATTCCGTGCCAAAACCGCGAGGTAGAGCAGCTAGCCCGCAACCGCGGCTGGCACTATCTCTCCTATCTAAAGCCCCAAGCCGTCTTCGACTATAAGTGGTTCTATCTGTTCTGGGcggccatcttcctcgtGTCATCGGTGGCCCATATCCGCTGTCTTAGGCGATTCTTCGAGACGCGCTTCTGTCAATACCTTGGTCGGGTTTGCTATGCCCTATATCTCGTCCACGGCCCGGTGCTATGGACCGTGGGAGATAGGCTCTATCAGTCAATCGGCCTGACCGCGCACGGCCAGGACTTTGCTCTGCCCTGGGCAAACAAGGTTGCGCTCCCCCAAGCCGGGCCCCTCGGGCTCGAAGCGTCTCTGCTCATGGCGCAGGTCCTGCTGCTTCCACTGACCTTCTGCCTCGCGGACCTTGCCACCCGGGCATTTGACACACCGAGCGTGCAGTTTGCGCAGTGGCTTTACCGGAGGACGCTTGCGGGCGAATGCGGAAAGAGGAGCAAGTCGTGATTACCATCGTGCTATAGATACATTTGCGTTTTTCTGGTGTCCGGGTGCAAGAGACGTTCTCTTTAAGGCAGTCGAATATAAAAGTCTCGTGGGAATATAGTGCGACTACTCTCCGTTCAGCCTGCATGCATACGATAGGTCGATTCTTGGGCTACAGCATCGCCAGTCTCACGGCAATGTGCTTGGCCGGGCCGCTGCATGCTAAACCTCACCTTACCCAGCATTCCCATGGGCAGTCTAGTAGGCGGTCCGAGACTGGCGCTGCAGAcagaacccccccccccccttcccctcccaaATCTATCCTCTGGCAGTCAGAGCCTCCATGCAGTGGAAATCTTGAAACCATGTACGCGTCCTCACTCTTGTAGCTCCCAGAGGCATGGTGGAGAACCACATGCATGATAGACTCGAGACTGACAGTCCCGAGGGCACATTAGCAAATGAATTACTTCGCTGTCCCGGTGGCATGATAATTACCTAACACTAAAGTTATTATAAATTCAATTCTGATCGGGTTCTCATACGAGACCAGCTAGCTGGCTTTTTattctatatatataatactCAGTATACAATAACATAGTAATAACGATAGATAGTCTATTTATAAATTAATGAACTAGATCTTATAATAATACTTATTATAAAGTAGAGATATCCTCTTAAGTATATTTTATACAATTCAATATTAGATTGAAGATTCTACATTTTTCTTACCTAATATATTAgaatataattattatacGTAAAGTTATATTGCTCGCCTTCCGCGAGTATAAAGAGCCAAGCCGACCTACTCAAGTTTTACCCATTCACTTCAAAGGCTCCGGTTCATTCTGCTACGATTATCCGTTCTTGTGCCTTCTATTGATCTCGAGGTTCTTCTATCTTACTCCTATCTCATACCCTTGATATGGCGCGGACGgccctgctcctgctcctgctctTACCGACTAGTCAATCACGCAACCCTTCCATTTACGGGCCGATTCCTCAATTTCAAACACAGGAGGAGGCAAACGTCTTTATGGAAGAAGAGAACAGCAAACTTCAGGGAGTCAAGGTACGAACTACGTATTTCCATTATAGCTTCAATTATCCTGATTTCCAAGTAATGCATTAAACAATTTTGAAGTTATAGAACGCTAACTTATCGATCAAATCATTGCTAAAACGAAAGTGTGACATGAAAAAAAGACATGCGTGTGGTTTCACTGGAACAACAATTTAAGGCATAAGAGGCCTCCTTATAGGGTACGAAGGACGTACTCGAGAGAGATTGTACCATGGGACAGGTAAGTGATATTTCTACACAAAGTATACCATTGCACTTGGCTAATATAATATCTTGACTACGGCTTATAGTGCActgaggcgggcggctgcgAACACTATAAGGACGTTCCGAATGATTCGAAATGGCAGGTACGCTGCTGGTAGTAGGAGATGACCGATCAAGTGTAATTGATTACTATATGCTTAAGGGCTTATAGAGGGTACCAGTCATGTTGTATTTATACAGTGACCAGGCATGATGGTGTCAACAATTTGCTTGCTGAGAGCTTCTGCCATCGATTCCGGTGACCCGCTGTCTACAATCAGGACTGAAACCCCCTCTAGTTTCGTGAATTTTTCAGTTTCCAGAATATCTTGTAAGCATTTCGTGCTTCTTGAGAGCTACCAAAAACCCCTGCCTTTCTGAATAGCACAATGACTCTGCGTTTCTTTGTTGCGGCTATTGCGTCCGCAATGGCGGAGCCAATACTTCTAGTGCCACCTGCAACTGCGGCTCTGACCATGATTGTTGCGTATCGCCAATTATTCTGTTCTTTTCAGGATGCTTATGGCGTTTGTGCAAGTTTTTTTTAAGCTCCTATTAAGCGTCACGAATTCGGGGGATTGGGGCGTTTCTTGTGAGCTTTGCACTTTAATGTTTACATGCATCTCGCATATGCAGGTGAACAAAAAACAGGCTCCGGAGTTCCGAGCATATATGTAGTCTGCCGACACTAATGGCGATGTCGGTGTCTCTGGTCTCCGATCTTCGATGGATTTTTGTTATCAAAAGTCCACAGCTCTATCAAGTCACGGACTCTATGGTTGCCATTCAGAAGTGAGTGTGCACGTTTGCGGGGTGGCCATCTCGGACAAACACAAGATGCGAGTGTTGACCAGCCTACACGCCATGCTCTCGGGCTGAATCATAACCCACAAAATAACCCTTTACGTTGGTTCATCCACCGTTGCTTGTTTACAAATATGCCCAGAGTGAGTCACCCCGACGAATGCTGCAGTTGTTCCGACAGTTGAAGAGCGCGGGTCGCAGCCCAACGACCGGAAGAAGCATTTGCAGAGACTTGTCACAGAAAACACAAGCAGAACGGGCGTGACATCACGTCTGCAGTAAAAGTGCTATTGCGAGGATTTCGGGCAGCACATGATCACTGACCCACCTGCAAGAAAACTGTGCACAATTGTGTTATTCTTTGCCTCATCTACGGCTGTGGTTAGACAACCCTATGGCCCCGATGTGTGGATGGCGAGGTCACAGGGCCAGAATCACGAGTGAGCGAGATAGTTGAGAGCAAGCGTTGAAGTCTTGACCTTGGCGACATGCCAGGGGTCTCGTGCATTAGTCTCTGCATTCAGTAGTTACCTAAGAGCTTGCTTTGAAGCCGTGAGGGACTGTGATCAGCAAACTTGATTCATACTGCCAGATCAGGCCCGAGTGCATGTTCAGACAGCGCTCTCCGCCTCTACTGTTGGTTCGAGCGCGTCGCAAACGTGGTGATTCTAGAGCCGTAGCTTTTTCCAAAGCGTCGAACCGCATCCAGTGCCTTTCAAGATTGACGAATTCAACAGAGAGTGCGCTCATTCAACAGGCCCCCTATGCGTCAAGAGTCATGTCGGCCAGGTGTGAGTGTCGTCTCGCCCAATATTTGGGAAGCTCGTATGTATACTGGCCTCACTGTTGATGCCACACCAGAAACCCCGTTCAACGTCTCGCACGCACAGACTGCATCGTCTATTTCCGCCCAAGAGGTCAGGTTTGCGTCTGGGCCAAGCGTTCAGTCAACTTGGAACACCGGATACAGGTACCGCACATCTAACGCTCCGTGCATGAGCTCATGACCACGGTGGTCATACGAACAAACGAATTCTTCAATGTCATTATTATGTTATGTGACCCTTTCTGAGGCATTTGATACTAGACGAAACATCAATTGATATGTGTATGCCAGGGCGCTCCCGTCACTACATAGAGCGCGTGTACAATCTGGCTTTGCGCACCATCACCCGCTTCAATCGCTCAATCCAATCATGACGTCCCAACGACTTATCAGTTACTTCATTGTCTCGTGCTACGCGATTGTAGGCACTGCGGCCATGGATGTCGCGCCGGGAACAAGGATGAAGGGCGTAAGTTTGGCTCAAAGGCCCAAAAGAACCATGCAATGTTTTTAACACTCTGGTCTCCTTATAGACATGCGAGCTTCCGCAGTTCAAGCATTTGAGCGGAACCTGCAAGATATGGGGCCCCTGGGCCAACAGCGAGTACATCCATTTGCCATGCGATCTGCACAAACCTGTCAGTAACCAAACCAAGCAGCGGCTCCCCAGTTCGTAATAGGCAAGGAAATACACTGCCGGTTCTAATTCTTTCACCGGACTAGTGCACCGAAAAGGACATGCCCTGCTATTGGGAAAAGGGCACGATCGATGTCGATTGCGGGGGTAAGATAGATGATAACTGCGCATCGGATGACGAGGAAACGGAATGAGAATAGGAGTCCTCTTTGACATAAGAAGCGGCTTCATATGACATGCAAGGGTATGAGGACTCGAACGAAGCGGAGTGATCAGGGCATTCTCGTCGTTGGGAGCTAGCGGTGGCCGATTCACACTCATCACCTATCGTTTTAAGTCATTCAATAGCAGTCATCGAACGAGCTCAACATGACCTTTGTTCTTGTAACCAATTACCATCCCGTCGTGTCATGACTTCATTATGCGAAACGAAGTCTGGTGACGGCATGCTGCCGCCCACTACAGTCTCAACGTAGTGTCCATGTCCTTCGGGCTTGCGACACGATGGCAGTTGAGCGCAGGGTGCAAGCTTGACACAAGGCAGATAATAAGGCGTTACAGTCTTGCATGGTTCCCATGGAATGCTCTTTAAATGAGTCACATTTCCACCCTGAGTGGAAAAGCCCTTGTTGACTCGTATAATTGATGTCACACCGCACGGCCAGTGGGGGATTCAACCGCCGCATGATCAAGAAAATATGATTCGGGCCGGCGAACCGACCATCACATGATATGTTGTACACAAGCAGCATTGCTTAATCATTCTCCTAAAAAGCAGAAATAACGACAAATGTCCCTGTTGTCTTTCTTGTCGCAGCTGCCAGGGCGGCAGTGGATAGCGCGCCCGTGACACACGTCTCCGCCGGGCCCGTTCACGGCTCGCCCTGCCACAACCAGGCGCAGCTCTTCCAGGGACACCGTATGCTCCTAAACCAGCTCACGGACTCCTTTTCAAGATTCCGGAGCCCGTCGCGGTACCGTGTGTCTCGGCGAAGgccgggacgcggcgccgacgccgcatcCGTGCATCCAGCTTCACTCGGCCTTTGAGGGTGACGATCTAGACCCGTCACAAGATTGGTTGGATCCCTTCTCATATCAATGGATCCCGTTGGCATCTGATCTGGCTCGCTGACACATGTAGGAAGCTTGTACCTTAATGTGGTTGCGCTGCCGGATGCGACGGCCCGATCTGCTCTCAATCCCGGTCGAGATATTTGCTTGGGACGGAGGAAACCACGCCGGTGCTATCAACGCCCTCCTGTTCTGAGAGCTGCAATTGGCACATGACAGTGCGTTGTATGTGTCGTTTGACTATTGAGTCGGGGCATGCTTGGGCTTCTGACATTCGCGTCGGCAGGCATCGGTGGGAACATGTCTTGTCTAGGACTACTTCGCCTCACTACGCTGGACTACGGACAACGTTTCCacgttcggcggcggcgccaacaaaACCGGTGCTACTCGTGCAGAGCGCGAACGCTATCAATCCCTTTGTCGTTGCATCACTTCCAAGGTAAAGGGATTGGTGGCTGCGGTGGTTCGACATGTTGGCAGTGGCCTTACCTTAATGCCGCACGCCTCAGATCAATATAGGGGAGAGTTATAACTATACGCCTGCCGCTGGATGCGTGCACCACGAAGTAAGCAGCCAGTTAGTAGTTTGTGTACAAAGTTGTCCATAGTATCGCTGATTTACCGTAGCTGAAGTCGACTTGGGTCCAGGCCCATCAGCAAACTCCAGTCCGAGCCACATACCAGAAGACGGCGGCTCTGCAAAAACAATACCACCTTTCAAGGCCATGGGTCCCTCGGTGGCAGGTTTCCTGTCAACTTTCTGAAGCACAACGTGACTGTGCTGTATAGAGTTGTCATGCAAAAGAGCCACGTATGATCGACTCCCGAGTACCAGTGATCAATGATAGTTGGCTCCAGTTCGTGCTGCAATACCAAATTTGCACTCAACCTCCCTGCCAAATGAGGAACAGACGGCCAGGACTCATCTCCTCTCACTTACAAGACTTAAACGGCTAACCGCCCCAGTGCTGAATGCGCTTATTCCGCCTTCCTCAACGCTTGGACCGCGTATAGCCCTTGGATTCGCGGACAAGTGCCCTCTCGGCGCATCCAATGACTCCATTAACGCAATCGTTACGCACATCAAATACGCTTCCAGGTTTCAGGTGCTCCGCATTCAAGATTTTGCACCGCGCATCCGCCGTGGGGGTCTCGTCTCCGCCTTTGTTTACCAGTTTGATCACGTCCTGCTCTGTCCCTGACTTTGGATCACGGGCAAACACGGCATTTTGTGGACGAGTACGAGTTTGGCGCCTCGCACGCGGCTGAGCTGCCCTTTGTGTTTggcaacctcgacgacataCCCGTCGGGAAAGAGTCTGTCATTCGATGGCTGCGGTATGTGAggttggccttggcctggtcGAAGCATGCacagccacggcggcgaaCGGTGATCCGTCGACAATTGGGCGTAGACGGCCGCGGGTCGATGAAACGAGCCTTATGAAATGCTGGTCTAGAATAAGGACATGACTACAGCCACCTTGGACTAGCAGGATattctcggcggcgtccaagTAGAACTGCGACCCAACCTTGGCGTGGGATGGCGCCCGGAGGGTCGGAGACTCCACAAGCAGCCTCAACAAGTCAAGCTTCAGGACGCAGAGGAGGTGGCTCAGGTAGCTCCTCTCTGTGGGAGCCGTGACGACAGGCTGGCACGTGTACCTAAGCTCCGTGTTGACAACAGCATTCACTTCATGTTCTGTTAATGACATCACGCAGCCAACGCGGTTTACCCCAACCATCAATGTCTCTTTTTAAATAGTGGTATCTTAAAATGCCCGTCCTTGGGACTCTATGCGCTGGCATTGTATTACGTGAGTTATGTGTCCAGGTCCTTGATGGCCGGCATCACCTGGAGGACTCCATGTCGTTGGAGGCCGCATGCCTTGCCGCCCCCTCGGCTGTCGAGCCACAGGTTCACCTATCCACGGGTTCAGCGCCAGAGGATTCCACCAGGATCTCCTGCGGCCCGGCTCCCCCTGTGACCCGATGGTGGTGCCCCCTACGGGCGTCGCTCTGGAGGCACCAAAGGGGAAGACGAAGCCACGCGATTGGGCTTGACTCGCGTCGCGCACGAGCGGTTCTCCCATGTCGTCCTGCGCTCGCCGCTtcatgctcctcctcgaccgagAGGGAACGGGCAGGTGGAACTTGTCGGCGAGTCGCTGGACACCCGAGGGCAGGCCCTTGGAGGGTGTGAAGTCGCCGGACAGTCGTCGTCTttgttgctgtcgtcgacgccggcggcggaagaagaGCAGAATCGCCAGGGCAAAGAAGCCAACGGTCACTTGCCACTGAAGTCAGCATTAGCAACAAGGGTAAGAGAACAGCTGACGTACGAATGGTGCCAAGTGCAATGGCTGCTTTGTGGCCACCTTTGAGATGCGACCGACCGGCATTATAGCCCTCGGCAGGcgaagcgggcgacggcTCCTGCGTAGGCGCAGTTCCAGATTTCGTAGTGCTGGTTAACAACGAAGTCTGCGGTCCGCCTTGCGAAATAGGAGTAGACTGTGTTGTGCTATCTGAGATGAATATCTGCGTGGACTGGGGCGTAGCTGACAGCGGAAAGCTTGTGACCGATGTTGTTGACGGCGGCTGGtctgtggtggtgggagcgAAACTCGTGGTTGTTGTGCCCAAAAGTCCACCTATAGCCCCCGCAGGCCCCGTTCGCGACGATGTCTGTGACTTTGAGGTCTGCGAGGCAACAGGCGTTTCTGTTATGGGCTGTTGGGTGGGTGTGCTGGCGGTTGCTGAGGTTGAAGACTGTGACACGACGACCGGGGCATTCTCGTTCCCTTGTGCCgtagtcgtagtcgtcgGCACAGAAGAGGATGACGTTGAACTAGTTGAGCTTGTACTTCTGCTGGCTCTCGACGATGAGATGGTAGGgaccggcggtggcggcgtagTTACTTCGGGCAGCGTTGATACCGACGGGCCTGAGCTAGGCGGAAACTTCAACACCTCTGTAGGCACCGTAGGTGGCTGCTCATCGTTGTTTTCGTCTGGAC from Purpureocillium takamizusanense chromosome 12, complete sequence harbors:
- a CDS encoding uncharacterized protein (TransMembrane:1 (i39-61o)~CAZy:GT32~EggNog:ENOG503NYUS~COG:G) codes for the protein MDTPPLTPTLQAKTFTKLGDKFSSRVGDLALPRRVKRVLPLYVGCALAVLVLLNLDFVALVPSPVAVLQRHETDLHPPPPPPLSPPTLALGVPGSSFPQKLWQTWKIDPLLFGIKETVRATTWLEKNPHMRYEVVTDASEVTYIEEHYGPRGLNRPDIIQFYRSINLPIIKADLLRYMILYAEGGVYTDIDVEALKPFHRFFPERHNELEYDLVVGIEVDEPQFRDHPILGQKSESFCQWTIISRPQHPVMMRLIENIMAWMHGVAKEQRVPISQVELTFDQVLTGTGPSAFTKAVMAEMNNNSPERKVTWDDFHSMTESKVVGRVLVLTVEALCAGSGHSDSGNHGSRNALVKHHYHASNWPSRHRRYSHPAFGQVEECNWNADCVRQWDKDVADFEQLSEQGKKDKIRERLLLLQPPAPPPQQQQQQPLALPEKQSEPQPELLNQPEQPPEQKPEQQEEPGAAEHASEQKMPEQLDHSEGHDGPDAQMEQPKPPEQAL
- a CDS encoding uncharacterized protein (COG:I~TransMembrane:8 (i66-83o118-138i166-187o270-290i311-329o361-380i392-411o448-468i)~EggNog:ENOG503NX21), which translates into the protein MDDNFRQDAKSAAAFIPVELDQELGQPWKPAGAPSARLQRNRLISLARSWVWPQARRRAPCVRPTAYLDGLRGFAALIVYFHHHELWVHDRLQQNAILENAFGYEGKFYFAAFPGIRIFFTGGHFAVSTFFVLSGYVLSIKPLQLIEGGDMVALGDHLASAFFRRWLRLFLPLMIVMFLYATSWHVFGPPTDGVTPQATWRAEMWTLYAEFKNFSFFFRDGGIPWLSYSFHLWSIPVEMKGSMVVYASALALSRSTVSARLWCQLALIGYFLYIADGWYCAMFMAGMLLSNLDHLAKTDRLPRLLAKLRPYKTFIFYHLFAISLYLGGIPCQNREVEQLARNRGWHYLSYLKPQAVFDYKWFYLFWAAIFLVSSVAHIRCLRRFFETRFCQYLGRVCYALYLVHGPVLWTVGDRLYQSIGLTAHGQDFALPWANKVALPQAGPLGLEASLLMAQVLLLPLTFCLADLATRAFDTPSVQFAQWLYRRTLAGECGKRSKS
- a CDS encoding uncharacterized protein (TransMembrane:1 (o268-289i)); amino-acid sequence: MWFPRDELPAFPRPKVLAGDLFEIPGDLAKAGKGLLDGLVGAPEETAPSSPDENNDEQPPTVPTEVLKFPPSSGPSVSTLPEVTTPPPPVPTISSSRASRSTSSTSSTSSSSVPTTTTTAQGNENAPVVVSQSSTSATASTPTQQPITETPVASQTSKSQTSSRTGPAGAIGGLLGTTTTSFAPTTTDQPPSTTSVTSFPLSATPQSTQIFISDSTTQSTPISQGGPQTSLLTSTTKSGTAPTQEPSPASPAEGYNAGRSHLKGGHKAAIALGTILTVGFFALAILLFFRRRRRRQQQRRRLSGDFTPSKGLPSGVQRLADKFHLPVPSRSRRSMKRRAQDDMGEPLVRDASQAQSRGFVFPFGASRATPVNLWLDSRGGGKACGLQRHGVLQVMPAIKDLDT